One Clarias gariepinus isolate MV-2021 ecotype Netherlands chromosome 18, CGAR_prim_01v2, whole genome shotgun sequence genomic window carries:
- the gng13a gene encoding guanine nucleotide-binding protein G(I)/G(S)/G(O) subunit gamma-13a — translation MEELDETQLTNLVESFKQQLEFPREKTSVSIPELIKWVVEKMPEDPFLNPELLKVNPWVETGKCVII, via the exons ATGGAGGAGCTGGACGAGACACAGCTGACGAACCTTGTGGAGAGCTTTAAACAGCAGCTGGAATTCCCTCGGGAGAAAACATCAGTGTCGATCCCAGA GCTGATTAAGTGGGTCGTGGAGAAGATGCCCGAGGATCCGTTCCTGAACCCCGAGCTGCTGAAGGTCAACCCGTGGGTGGAGACGGGGAAATGTGTGATTATCTAA
- the ubn1 gene encoding ubinuclein-1 — protein sequence MATPRRIQLIPLSPGLGNPPSAPPGAPPAAPRPQAEGASLCVRLDLVLFDPDDERCAEFHYPELTAVRCDESVRALLEEEEEELQVHKRSGGAPGQRRDRVQDLVDMGYGYDDDDSFIDNSEAYDELVPACLTTKYGGFYINVGTLQFRQAAGDENETDDFEEEVKPKKRKLKEGGMVKMNKKKKRKEDVWSKAENIKHRVGAGDKKKKASKQQQQQNLDGMLRKFHKEKLQELQLLKSQHDSSEQVDSGSADELHQAVEEQGEILTNDQSQKNQGTLAETLQASRPDGLSPAPERSLQELAQDDQLAVLIRRLEETVLRVMPEQIDRFNSHCQAHSEARAAKLEAVKEKREGSDEDEDDSSGKRVFGPRKRFRWNEEIRELVCDVVKLKMSRFELEAAGDQSLEDYLKSFLEASVKTLWPRGWMQSRILLIESRRVHAHVTGIVARKKSMTVPRSEKGRRGAGVCPGNTGSKFDESVDVQMGPVNKAHAGVKSQKIPSGAGGVSVLKSLPAGEGKPQMAPGVERDGYLCSAPFNLAVAAMEGSCGDPDLPTPSLSHQTSRPSAPESAVLTTLTPQHAFPFPALPAGQTEICKTSVLTGAAPGTFQYGLSHDGSQIRAGGANAQRKLQ from the exons atggcCACGCCGCGCAGGATTCAGCTCATTCCTCTGAGCCCGGGGTTAGGTAACCCCCCTTCCGCCCCCCCAGGTGCCCCCCCTGCTGCCCCCCGCCCCCAGGCTGAGGGTGCCAGTCTGTGTGTCCGGCTGGACCTGGTGCTGTTCGACCCGGACGACGAGCGCTGTGCTGAGTTCCACTACCCCGAGCTCACTGcg GTCCGGTGTGATGAGTCCGTGCGCGCGctgctggaggaggaggaggaggagcttcAGGTCCACAAGAGATCA GGCGGAGCTCCTggacagaggagagacagagtgCAGGATTTGGTGGACATGGGCTACGGCTACGATGACGACGACTCCTTTATCGATAACTCGGAGGCT TACGATGAGCTGGTTCCCGCCTGTCTTACGACCAAGTACGGAGGCTTTTACATCAACGTGGGGACTCTTCAGTTTCGCCAGGCCGCGGGGGACGAGAACGAGACTGATGACTTCGAGGAGGAAGTTAAGCCTAAG AAACGAAAATTGAAAGAAGGAGGCATGGTGAAGatgaacaagaagaagaagagaaaagaggATGTTTGGTCTAAAGCAGAAAACATCAAACACAG GGTAGGTGCAGGCGATAAGAAGAAGAAGGCGAgtaagcagcagcagcagcagaaccTCGATGGCATGTTGAGGAAATTCCACAAGGAGAAACTTCAGGAGCTCCAGCTGCTCAAATCTCAGCATGACTCGAGCGAGCAGGTCGACTCGGGTTCAGCTGATGAACTTCACCAAGCAGTGGAGGAGCAGGGTGAGATCCTGACTAACGATCAGAGCCAGAAGAACCAGGGAACTCTAGCTGAGACACTTCAGGCTTCACGTCCTGATGGTTTGTCTCCTGCACCGGAGAGGAGCCTACAGGAACTTGCACAG GATGATCAGCTGGCGGTTCTGATCCGGAGACTGGAGGAGACGGTGCTCCGGGTCATGCCCGAGCAGATTGACCGCTTCAACAGTCACTGCCAAGCTCACTCAGAGGCCAGAGCCGCCAA ACTGGAAGCTGTGAAAGAAAAGCGAGAAGGATCCGATGAGGACGAGGACGACTCGAGCGGGAAACGAGTTTTTGGACCGCGTAAGAGATTCAGGTGGAACGAGGAGATCAG GGAGTTGGTGTGTGATGTAGTGAAGCTGAAGATGAGTCGCTTTGAGCTCGAGGCTGCTGGTGATCAGAGTTTAGAGGACTATTTGAAGAGCTTTTTGGAGGCGAGTGTAAAGACGCTGTGGCCTAGAGGATGGATGCAGTCCAG AATCTTACTGATCGAGAGTCGAAGAGTTCACGCTCACGTCACGGGCATAGT GGCGAGGAAGAAGTCCATGACCGTCCCAAGATCTGAAAAG GGTCGCCGAGGAGCCGGAGTCTGTCCTGGGAACACTGGGAGCAAG TTTGATGAAAGTGTAGATGTTCAGATGGGTCCCGTGAACAAGGCACATGCTGGAGTAAAGT CCCAGAAGATTCCTTCCGGCGCTGGGGGCGTGTCCGTTCTGAAGTCACTTCCTGCTGGTGAAGGGAAACCCCAGATGGCCCCGGGTGTTGAGCGGGACGGCTACCTTTGCAGCGCGCCCTTTAATCTGGCGGTG GCAGCGATGGAGGGTTCATGTGGAGATCCAGATCTTCCCACTCCATCTCTCTCCCACCAGACGTCTCGTCCCAGCGCTCCGGAATCGGCAGTGCTCACGACCCTAACCCCCCAGCACGCTTTCCCCTTCCCCGCTCTTCCAGCTGGTCAAACCGAGATCTGCAAAACCTCTGTTCTCACGGGCGCAGCTCCTGGAACGTTCCAGTACGGTCTCTCACACG acgGAAGTCAGATTCGCGCAGGAGGAGCGAACGCTCAGAGGAAACTGCAGTAA